CGCCTACGGTCCGAAGGATTGGGAGGGCAATATCGAGGCCGCCGCGGTCGAGCGGGCCGGAACGCTTGGGTGCTTCGGTGATCGCACCGAGGCGCTCGTCAAGGCCTTCACCGGCCGCCCGCGCCGCGCCGTACTGAGCGGCATCATCGTCATGCACTCCGCCATGCACATGGGCGAAGGCGCCACCGTGCGGACGGCGGGAGGCTTCGGAACGGGCGTCTGACCTACGCGGCCGGGAGATTGTCGAGGAAGTCGCGCAGCACCCGGTTGAACGCTTCCGGCTGATCGAGATTCGACGAGTGTCCCGCGCCGGCGATCACCTCGAGCCTCGCGCCGGGGATCTTCTTCGCCATGTACTCGCAGGGGGTGAGGAAGGGCTGGTCCTGGTCGCCCACGATGATCAGCGTCGGCACCCGGATGGCCGCGAGCGCGTCGATCACGTGTGAGCCCTCCTGGGCCAGCATGCCGCGGGCCGCGTGGGCCAGGCCTTGCGCCGAGCGGTGCTCGCCCATCGCTTCGCGCATCTCCCGACTGCACCCGCTGAGAGCGTCCAGCCCGCGCGCCTCGAGCTCGGCCGCGCGCTCATGGGCCCGCTGGTTCCAGGCGGCGCGCGCCTCCGCGTTCCGGTAGCCGGGGCCTGAATCGCAGATGGCGAGCGCGCGGACCATCTCCGGATGGGCGAGGTAGAAGCCGAGCGAGGCGTAGCCGCCCAGCGAGAGACCGCCGATCACCGCTCGTTGGACGTTCAGGTGCCGGAGGAGCGCCTCCATGTCGGCAATAGTCAGGTCAGCCGAATACCTCGAAGGATCGGCAGGGCTCTCGGTCTGCCCGTGCCCGCGCATGCTCCAGCTGATGACCTGGTAGCCATCCTCGAGAGCGCGGTGCTGGCCGTCCCACATGCGGCGCGTGGCGGAGTAGCCGTGGCTCAGCAGCACGGCCGGCCCGCTCCCGGATACCGCAAAGTCGATCTCGATCCCGTTCAGCCGCCCT
This window of the Candidatus Rokuibacteriota bacterium genome carries:
- a CDS encoding alpha/beta fold hydrolase, with amino-acid sequence MSRGRLNGIEIDFAVSGSGPAVLLSHGYSATRRMWDGQHRALEDGYQVISWSMRGHGQTESPADPSRYSADLTIADMEALLRHLNVQRAVIGGLSLGGYASLGFYLAHPEMVRALAICDSGPGYRNAEARAAWNQRAHERAAELEARGLDALSGCSREMREAMGEHRSAQGLAHAARGMLAQEGSHVIDALAAIRVPTLIIVGDQDQPFLTPCEYMAKKIPGARLEVIAGAGHSSNLDQPEAFNRVLRDFLDNLPAA